A region from the Alnus glutinosa chromosome 5, dhAlnGlut1.1, whole genome shotgun sequence genome encodes:
- the LOC133869430 gene encoding uncharacterized protein LOC133869430, whose amino-acid sequence MACFMPFSNRNLDVCFFVFRPTVVLVDEFVDTLKQFSLCTESLGCVQNSIFKSIHGNLIIWYGAWLKRSFENKELLSTTLISMLSNISSMAILMDHSFFDAYAGESRDGSSAARFYTGDTVSMIAAVTSADEIDNLSYACLGLFKSRFLKMEGAAAGVCLRCQSKPRVACLYVWKSLQFCYSWIINCDQRKSMLPYLDQFSLDIKYDIYRVVYVSGDIVLNFQAPSSTQMLENGETKEGQVM is encoded by the exons ATGGCTTGCTTTATGCCCTTCAGCAACAGAAATTTGGATGTTTGTTTCTTCGTCTTCAGGCCAACAGTAGTGTTGGTGGATGAATTTGTTGACACTCTTAAGCAATTCTCTTTGTGCACTGAGAGCCTTGGTTGTGTGCAGAATTCTATTTTTAAGAGCATCCATGGAAATTTG ATCATATGGTATGGAGCATGGCTGAAGAGATCTTTTGAAAACAAAGAGTTATTAAGTACTACCCTT ATCTCAATGCTAAGCAATATATCAAGCATGGCGATCTTAATGGACCATAGCTTCTTTGATGCATATGCCGGAGAATCAAGAGACGGCTCCTCGGCCGCAAGATTTTACACCGGCGACACGGTCTCGATGATTGCGGCAGTCACCTCTGCCGACGAAATAGACAACCTTTCGTATGCATGCTTAGGATTATTCAAATCTCGTTTTCTAAAGATGGAAGGTGCTGCAGCCGGGGTGTGCTTGAGATGCCAAAGCAAGCCAAGAGTGGCATGCCTTTATGTGTGGAAGTCTCTCCAATTTTGTTACTCATGGATAATAAACTGTGACCAGAGAAAGTCAATGCTGCCCTATCTTGATCAATTTTCTCTTGATATTAAGTATGACATCTATAGGGTAGTCTATGTTAGTGGTGACATTGTACTAAATTTTCAAGCTCCCTCTTCTACTCAAATGTTAGAAAATGGAGAAACCAAAGAAGGGCAGGTcatgtaa